Proteins from a single region of Mucilaginibacter daejeonensis:
- a CDS encoding Gfo/Idh/MocA family protein, with product MEQRRDFIKKMAIATGSVAFGGSAFGFSAKSYNRIIGANDRVHVSIIGLNGRGGSMCTTFAKQDKCLVTSVCDVDSRTIPITQKKIQKATGTTDTPKGEGDFRNVLNDKDVDAIYIATPDHWHAPMTILGCQAGKHVYVEKPLSHNPHEGELAVAAAQKYKIVVQMGAQRRSSPLAIQCMEELHNGVIGRVYFAKCWYTNARKAMQLTPAAVPEWLNYELWQGPAPRQPYQDGLIHYNWHWLWDYGTGEALNNGTHEVDLALWGLGVDLPTRVTSVGGRYQFKDAWQTPDTQIVSMDYPGRVSLMWENRSSNGRKIEGADRGVIFYGDNGSLDTDGETYTIYDLAGKVVKQISKNGPAEDPALQGRNTASPSLGLDSLHVVNFLQAIRDNKKPSCDVTIGQKSVLAMQLGNIAWRVGRDLHIDPSNGHILHDAKAQKLWRRTYAPGWEPKL from the coding sequence ATGGAGCAAAGAAGAGACTTTATCAAAAAGATGGCTATCGCTACCGGCAGTGTAGCATTTGGTGGCAGCGCGTTCGGCTTTAGCGCTAAAAGCTATAACCGCATCATTGGTGCTAACGACCGCGTCCATGTATCCATCATTGGGCTTAACGGCCGCGGTGGGAGCATGTGCACCACATTTGCCAAACAGGACAAATGCCTGGTGACCAGTGTATGCGATGTGGACTCGCGTACCATACCTATCACTCAAAAGAAGATCCAAAAGGCGACCGGGACCACTGATACACCTAAGGGCGAAGGCGACTTCAGGAACGTTTTGAACGATAAAGATGTGGACGCCATTTACATAGCCACACCCGACCACTGGCATGCGCCCATGACCATTTTAGGTTGCCAGGCCGGCAAACATGTTTATGTAGAAAAGCCACTGAGCCACAACCCACACGAGGGCGAATTGGCCGTAGCAGCAGCACAGAAATACAAAATAGTGGTGCAGATGGGCGCTCAGCGCCGATCATCGCCTTTGGCCATACAATGCATGGAGGAGTTACACAACGGCGTGATCGGCCGGGTATACTTTGCCAAATGCTGGTACACCAATGCGCGTAAAGCCATGCAATTAACGCCGGCAGCGGTACCTGAATGGCTGAACTATGAATTATGGCAGGGACCTGCTCCCCGCCAGCCTTATCAGGATGGACTGATCCACTATAACTGGCATTGGTTGTGGGATTACGGTACCGGCGAGGCCTTGAACAACGGCACCCACGAGGTAGACCTCGCGCTATGGGGATTGGGGGTTGATCTGCCTACGCGCGTGACCTCGGTGGGTGGCCGTTATCAATTTAAAGATGCGTGGCAAACGCCCGATACGCAGATCGTTTCTATGGATTACCCCGGAAGAGTATCGCTCATGTGGGAGAACCGCAGCTCGAACGGGCGCAAAATAGAAGGCGCCGATCGTGGCGTGATATTTTATGGAGATAATGGCAGCCTGGACACCGACGGTGAAACTTATACCATTTATGACCTGGCCGGTAAAGTGGTGAAGCAGATCAGCAAGAACGGCCCAGCCGAAGACCCAGCCTTACAGGGGCGTAACACGGCCAGCCCAAGCTTAGGGTTGGATAGCCTGCACGTGGTTAACTTTTTACAGGCTATACGCGATAACAAGAAGCCAAGTTGCGACGTGACCATAGGTCAAAAAAGCGTGTTAGCCATGCAACTGGGCAACATAGCCTGGCGGGTAGGCCGCGACCTGCATATCGACCCATCCAACGGTCACATCCTGCATGATGCGAAAGCACAAAAACTCTGGCGACGGACCTACGCGCCGGGTTGGGAACCCAAATTGTAG
- a CDS encoding site-specific integrase, whose translation MKHLKDDKKGGLWIEMIRQKTKRPICVLLLPKALDILRSYGYPNNDGLLLPKISNQKLNAYLKELALAVGITKNLTHHIARKTFASTVLINNDVPVDVASFILGHSKISTTEEFYAKVQRERVKTYMSKLIR comes from the coding sequence ATGAAGCATTTGAAAGATGACAAGAAGGGAGGACTATGGATCGAAATGATCCGGCAAAAGACCAAACGCCCTATTTGCGTGCTCTTACTGCCTAAAGCGTTAGATATCCTGAGATCATATGGTTATCCCAATAATGACGGCCTTTTGCTTCCTAAGATCTCCAATCAAAAGCTGAACGCTTATCTCAAAGAACTGGCCTTAGCGGTCGGCATCACCAAGAACCTTACTCATCATATCGCAAGGAAGACCTTTGCATCCACCGTGCTGATCAACAATGATGTGCCGGTGGATGTTGCATCCTTCATTCTCGGCCATAGCAAAATATCGACCACGGAGGAGTTCTATGCCAAGGTTCAGCGGGAGCGGGTAAAAACATACATGAGTAAGCTGATTCGCTAA
- a CDS encoding alpha-L-arabinofuranosidase C-terminal domain-containing protein, protein MAELRIRTMTPKNFLSLVVSISLSTAAMAQKSTPIVINTDQLTAKVQPTMWGVFFEDINLGGDGGLYAEMVKNRSFEFTTPLMGWSVKGSKLSEGDVLVLNRGKESPNNPRFLRVNVKNATAKGDVTLTNEGFRGMGIKKGLSYQFSLMYRQAARGIKIHADLLDEQGNSIGSTVLTPSLTGDTWHKADIKFTATEGAQKGKLQLWMEGNGRIDLDMISLFPGDTWKGRAGGLRADMVQMLADMKPGFVRFPGGCIVEGRDLANRYQWKKTIGPIEDRETIINRWNTEFKHRATPDYFQSFGLGFFEYFQMAEDIGAEPLPIINCGMACQYNTAELVPMDELGAYVQDALDLIEFANGDVNTTWGKKRAEMGHPAPFHLKMMGVGNENWGPQYLERLAVFTKAIKAKYPDFKIVNSSGTDPNGARFDLLNTALRQSKADLIDEHYYREPEWFLSNASRYDSYDRNGSKVFAGEYAAQSKGTSSPLTQNNWKSAMAEAAFMTGLERNAGVVNMASYAPLFANVEGWQWTPDMIWVDNLHIYGTPNYYVQKLYSLNKGTDVVSITRDGQPLAGKDSLYASAVIDQKAGQLIVKIVNAANKVQQQDIKLNGTKKPAGAGKLYAMADNDVNAVNNFEKTRNVAPAEEKFSAKGRDLKLSLKPYSFTVIRLPLK, encoded by the coding sequence GTGGCTGAACTTCGCATCCGCACCATGACCCCTAAAAATTTTCTATCGTTAGTCGTATCGATCTCGCTTAGCACAGCAGCCATGGCACAAAAAAGTACCCCGATCGTGATCAACACCGATCAGCTGACCGCTAAGGTACAACCCACCATGTGGGGCGTTTTTTTTGAAGATATCAACTTAGGGGGCGATGGTGGCCTTTACGCCGAAATGGTGAAGAATCGCTCGTTCGAGTTCACCACCCCGTTGATGGGTTGGAGCGTTAAGGGCAGTAAATTATCTGAAGGTGATGTGCTGGTACTGAACCGCGGGAAAGAATCACCCAACAATCCTCGCTTTTTGCGGGTAAATGTCAAGAATGCCACAGCAAAAGGTGATGTTACGCTAACTAACGAAGGCTTTCGTGGCATGGGCATCAAAAAAGGCCTGTCGTACCAATTTTCGTTGATGTACAGGCAGGCAGCGCGCGGCATCAAGATCCATGCGGATCTGCTCGATGAACAAGGCAACAGCATCGGTAGTACGGTTTTGACTCCTTCGCTAACGGGCGATACCTGGCATAAGGCCGACATTAAATTCACCGCTACCGAGGGTGCTCAGAAAGGTAAACTGCAGTTGTGGATGGAAGGCAACGGCCGCATCGACCTGGATATGATATCGCTTTTCCCGGGTGATACCTGGAAAGGCAGAGCGGGTGGCCTGCGGGCCGATATGGTGCAAATGCTGGCCGATATGAAACCTGGTTTTGTACGTTTCCCAGGCGGCTGTATCGTTGAGGGCCGTGATCTGGCCAATCGTTACCAATGGAAAAAGACCATAGGCCCGATCGAAGACCGCGAGACCATCATTAACCGCTGGAACACAGAGTTCAAGCACCGTGCAACACCTGATTACTTCCAATCATTCGGTCTGGGCTTTTTTGAATACTTTCAGATGGCCGAAGATATTGGCGCCGAGCCGTTGCCGATCATCAATTGTGGCATGGCCTGCCAGTACAACACTGCCGAGCTGGTGCCTATGGATGAGTTAGGCGCATACGTGCAGGATGCCCTTGACCTTATTGAATTTGCCAATGGCGATGTGAATACCACCTGGGGTAAAAAACGTGCCGAGATGGGACACCCTGCACCTTTTCATTTAAAGATGATGGGTGTGGGTAACGAGAATTGGGGACCGCAATACCTGGAGCGCCTGGCCGTATTTACCAAGGCGATCAAAGCCAAATATCCCGACTTTAAGATCGTGAACAGCTCGGGTACGGATCCTAATGGTGCGCGTTTTGATCTGCTGAACACCGCACTGCGCCAGTCGAAAGCCGACCTGATCGATGAGCATTACTACCGTGAACCTGAGTGGTTCCTGAGCAATGCCTCGCGTTATGATAGCTATGATCGCAACGGTTCAAAAGTATTTGCGGGTGAGTATGCTGCGCAGAGCAAAGGCACCTCAAGCCCGCTCACGCAAAATAACTGGAAAAGCGCTATGGCCGAAGCGGCCTTCATGACCGGCCTTGAACGCAATGCTGGCGTAGTGAACATGGCCTCATACGCACCACTTTTTGCCAATGTAGAAGGCTGGCAGTGGACGCCAGACATGATCTGGGTCGACAATCTGCACATTTACGGTACACCTAATTACTACGTACAAAAGCTGTACTCGCTCAATAAAGGTACCGATGTGGTAAGCATTACCCGCGATGGTCAGCCACTGGCCGGTAAGGACAGCCTGTACGCATCAGCTGTGATCGACCAAAAGGCTGGCCAGCTGATCGTGAAGATCGTGAACGCGGCCAACAAGGTACAGCAGCAAGATATCAAACTCAATGGCACGAAGAAGCCCGCAGGAGCAGGTAAGCTATACGCCATGGCCGATAACGATGTTAACGCAGTGAACAACTTTGAAAAGACCCGTAACGTAGCGCCTGCCGAAGAAAAATTTAGCGCGAAGGGACGTGACCTCAAATTGTCATTGAAGCCATACTCTTTCACGGTCATCAGGCTGCCGCTTAAGTAA
- a CDS encoding phage integrase SAM-like domain-containing protein has protein sequence MVGNLNILFFLYRSRANRKETMPVFCRITLDGRRKQFSTGCILREDDWNASKFMHAGNTAEAKHINARLSAIRKHLLRSYDMLIRWHAGFTVDDLFDHYSGKNVLVSTILGVFDHHIGQIRELVGKDYSEATLGKFVLIKSHIAEFIKNHYRTPDLALSVLRLGFLQDLDHYLKTQKKHNQNTVNKTIERVKKITKIAVAHGWLAHDPFALFRKKRFVKEVVYLDSDELKILEELQLNDRLRTIRDIFVFSCYTGLAYQEYQPFA, from the coding sequence ATGGTAGGTAATTTGAATATTCTATTTTTCTTGTACCGTTCACGTGCGAACCGTAAAGAGACCATGCCCGTATTTTGCAGGATAACACTGGACGGCAGGCGTAAGCAGTTCTCCACAGGTTGTATTCTCCGGGAGGACGATTGGAACGCCAGCAAGTTCATGCACGCCGGGAACACCGCCGAGGCCAAACACATCAATGCCCGTTTAAGCGCTATCCGTAAACACTTGTTAAGGTCATATGATATGCTGATCAGGTGGCATGCTGGCTTTACCGTGGATGACCTGTTCGATCACTATTCAGGCAAGAACGTTTTGGTCAGCACCATATTGGGTGTGTTCGACCATCACATCGGACAGATAAGAGAACTGGTGGGCAAAGACTATTCAGAAGCCACTTTGGGAAAGTTCGTACTGATCAAAAGCCACATCGCGGAGTTCATCAAAAATCATTACCGTACACCAGACCTTGCTTTGAGCGTGCTTAGGCTGGGTTTTCTCCAAGACCTCGACCATTACCTGAAAACGCAGAAAAAGCACAATCAGAACACGGTCAATAAGACCATCGAGCGTGTTAAGAAGATAACGAAGATCGCTGTGGCACACGGCTGGTTAGCGCATGACCCGTTCGCACTTTTCCGTAAGAAACGCTTTGTGAAAGAGGTGGTCTATCTTGACAGTGATGAATTGAAGATCCTGGAAGAACTCCAACTGAATGACAGGTTACGAACGATACGGGACATTTTCGTGTTTAGTTGCTATACTGGTCTGGCCTATCAAGAGTATCAACCCTTCGCATGA
- the rhaM gene encoding L-rhamnose mutarotase: protein MQKVAFKMKLLPGFKDEYKKRHDEIWPELLALLKENGISDYTIFLDEETDTLFGVQMLSGQSSQDLGATDIVKRWWAYMADIMETNPDNSPVSTPLTQVFHLD, encoded by the coding sequence ATGCAAAAAGTTGCTTTCAAGATGAAGCTGCTACCAGGCTTCAAAGATGAATACAAAAAGCGCCATGATGAGATATGGCCTGAGCTTTTGGCATTGCTGAAAGAGAACGGCATCAGTGATTACACGATCTTTTTAGACGAGGAGACCGATACGCTGTTCGGTGTACAAATGCTATCGGGGCAGTCGTCGCAGGACCTTGGCGCTACCGACATCGTTAAGCGTTGGTGGGCCTACATGGCCGATATCATGGAGACCAATCCTGATAATTCCCCGGTAAGCACTCCGCTCACCCAAGTATTTCACCTTGACTAA
- a CDS encoding glycoside hydrolase family 2 protein, which translates to MDQNLYSFRISRWRQLLCALICVFSTAAFAAPKPSVMQVKYLSGRGNRTNVMWDFYCTGGRKSGYWTKIAVPSCWEQQGFGSYNYGRDYKTYGKNFRFADEQGIYKLKFDVPKAWADMDVYLVFEGSMTDTEVKLNGQSAGEKHQGAFYEFKYNINNKLKFGGSNLLEAKVSKMSSDASVNNAERLADYWVFGGIFRPVYLAAYPKQHISRLSVDAKANGEFRMQVYPANLKQAMQVVTQITDAKGKLVKSVTANLKAKDSVLNLTTKVDQPLLWTSETPNLYKVNVALKSGGRTVYQITEKFGFRTIEIRKGDGIYLNGVNIKMKGINRHSWWPETGRTLNDDIQLMDVKLMKEMNMNAVRMSHYPPDKKFLEVCDSLGLYVLDELAGWQKAYSTAAGKKLVKEMVLRDENHPSIIFWDNGNEGGTNKELDQYFTQYDFTKRPVIHPHHRPGNVFNGIDCNHYEDYYSTKSILADSNIYMPTEFLHAQDDGGGATALADFWDLHWKSKRSGGGFIWALVDEGIVRTDRNNIIDVNGVNAPDGVLGPHREKEGSFYAMREIYSPVHITMKDLPAGFNGSIPVENRFHFTDLNKCSFKWELIDYRKPNDADAGHIVKKNGTLKAPSIAPLASGDLQITLPADWKSYDALALSAYDPFQNLLYRWVWKNTNERLLNNIMTFAGKNTVQVTETDSTLQTKAGTISMTFSKKNGQIVAMTGNTGDNLSFTGGPMLVSGNATFKDIRHRTEADGELVEVSYTGDLKYARWKMFNSGWVSLDYEYSLPQGDYQYAGITFNYPENFVLGAKWLGRGPYRVWKNRLQGVVDDVWDNAYNNTQTGSAPWIFPEFKGYFANITWMELNTVEGKFVVAAKEPELYVRLFEFYGLSGIKPFPGLPGGNLSFLDAIPPEGTKLGLKIDPVTPKLGPTSELNHLGRTTKRTLYFYFGLLERAGKNQQNFTRPVKDELF; encoded by the coding sequence ATGGATCAAAACCTTTACTCTTTTAGGATCTCACGTTGGCGGCAGTTGTTGTGCGCCCTTATCTGCGTGTTCAGCACGGCGGCTTTCGCAGCGCCCAAGCCATCGGTCATGCAGGTCAAATACCTATCGGGCCGTGGTAACCGTACTAATGTGATGTGGGATTTTTACTGTACCGGTGGTCGCAAAAGTGGTTACTGGACCAAGATCGCGGTGCCATCATGTTGGGAGCAGCAAGGCTTTGGTAGCTACAACTACGGCCGCGATTACAAGACCTATGGCAAGAACTTTCGCTTTGCCGACGAGCAGGGAATCTACAAGCTGAAATTTGATGTACCTAAGGCTTGGGCAGATATGGATGTGTACCTGGTATTCGAAGGATCGATGACCGATACTGAGGTGAAACTGAACGGACAAAGCGCCGGCGAGAAACATCAGGGCGCCTTTTACGAGTTCAAATACAACATTAACAACAAGCTTAAATTTGGCGGCAGCAATTTGCTGGAGGCCAAAGTAAGTAAGATGAGCAGCGATGCGTCGGTCAATAATGCTGAGCGTTTAGCCGACTACTGGGTCTTCGGTGGCATCTTCCGCCCGGTTTACCTGGCGGCTTACCCCAAGCAGCACATTAGCCGTTTGTCGGTGGATGCTAAAGCTAATGGCGAGTTCAGGATGCAGGTGTACCCGGCTAACCTTAAACAGGCCATGCAGGTGGTCACCCAGATCACTGATGCCAAAGGTAAACTGGTTAAGAGTGTGACCGCTAATTTAAAAGCTAAAGATTCGGTATTGAACCTGACCACCAAGGTGGACCAGCCGCTACTATGGACCTCAGAAACACCCAACCTGTATAAGGTGAACGTAGCCTTAAAATCTGGAGGTAGAACCGTTTATCAAATTACCGAAAAGTTCGGTTTCCGTACCATCGAGATACGCAAAGGTGATGGCATTTATCTGAATGGTGTCAACATTAAAATGAAAGGGATCAACCGCCATAGCTGGTGGCCCGAGACCGGCCGTACACTTAACGACGACATTCAATTGATGGATGTTAAGCTGATGAAAGAAATGAACATGAATGCGGTGCGTATGTCGCATTACCCGCCCGATAAAAAGTTCCTGGAAGTGTGCGATTCATTGGGGCTATATGTTCTGGATGAATTAGCAGGCTGGCAAAAGGCCTACAGCACCGCGGCCGGTAAAAAGCTGGTAAAAGAGATGGTGCTGCGCGATGAGAACCATCCATCCATCATTTTTTGGGATAACGGTAATGAGGGAGGTACCAACAAGGAACTGGACCAATACTTCACTCAATATGACTTCACTAAGCGCCCGGTGATCCATCCGCATCATCGTCCGGGTAACGTTTTCAATGGCATCGACTGCAATCACTACGAAGATTATTACAGTACTAAGAGCATACTGGCCGATAGCAACATCTATATGCCTACCGAGTTCCTGCATGCGCAAGACGATGGTGGCGGTGCCACCGCACTGGCCGACTTTTGGGACCTGCACTGGAAGTCAAAACGCTCGGGTGGTGGTTTTATTTGGGCTTTAGTAGATGAAGGCATCGTACGTACCGACCGGAACAACATCATCGATGTGAACGGCGTGAACGCACCGGACGGTGTATTAGGCCCTCACCGTGAAAAGGAAGGCAGCTTTTATGCCATGCGCGAGATATACTCGCCGGTGCACATTACCATGAAAGATCTTCCGGCCGGTTTTAATGGCAGCATTCCGGTAGAGAATCGTTTCCATTTTACTGATCTCAACAAATGCAGCTTTAAATGGGAGCTGATCGATTACCGCAAGCCCAACGATGCTGATGCAGGACATATCGTAAAAAAGAACGGCACGCTTAAGGCGCCATCGATCGCTCCGTTGGCATCAGGTGACCTGCAGATCACTTTACCGGCCGATTGGAAAAGCTATGATGCTTTGGCACTGTCAGCGTATGATCCTTTCCAGAACCTGCTGTACCGCTGGGTTTGGAAGAATACCAACGAACGCTTGTTGAACAACATCATGACCTTCGCGGGCAAAAATACCGTACAGGTGACCGAGACCGACTCGACGCTACAGACCAAGGCAGGTACCATCAGCATGACCTTCAGTAAAAAGAACGGACAGATCGTGGCCATGACCGGTAACACCGGTGATAACTTATCCTTCACCGGTGGGCCGATGCTGGTAAGCGGCAACGCCACGTTCAAAGATATTCGTCACCGTACCGAGGCCGATGGCGAACTGGTAGAAGTGAGCTATACCGGCGACCTCAAATATGCCCGTTGGAAAATGTTCAACAGCGGCTGGGTAAGCCTCGATTATGAGTATAGCCTGCCACAGGGCGATTATCAATATGCCGGGATCACCTTCAACTACCCTGAGAACTTTGTGTTAGGCGCCAAGTGGCTGGGCCGCGGCCCCTACCGCGTATGGAAGAACCGCTTGCAAGGTGTGGTAGATGATGTTTGGGACAATGCTTATAACAACACCCAAACCGGCAGTGCCCCATGGATCTTTCCGGAATTTAAAGGCTATTTTGCCAATATCACTTGGATGGAACTCAATACGGTCGAGGGCAAATTCGTGGTGGCTGCCAAGGAGCCTGAATTGTATGTGCGGTTATTCGAGTTCTACGGACTGTCAGGTATCAAGCCGTTCCCTGGTCTGCCGGGTGGTAACCTATCGTTCCTGGATGCTATACCACCCGAGGGTACCAAATTAGGTTTGAAGATAGACCCGGTAACACCTAAATTAGGACCAACGAGCGAGCTTAATCATTTAGGCCGCACCACTAAGCGTACCTTGTATTTTTATTTTGGCTTGTTGGAAAGAGCAGGCAAGAACCAGCAGAACTTTACCCGACCGGTTAAAGATGAGCTATTCTAA
- a CDS encoding glycosyl hydrolase: protein MHFKRSIYIMALCATATSAMAQSTKSTVWPVIKTEARPWTRWWWMGNAVDKPNIGNLLKEYKHAGLGGVEVTPIYGAIGYESRYIDFLSPKWMDMLTYTHTAAAQLGMGVDMNTGTGWPFGGPQIKPADAASRLIVQTYKLAPGQTLKEAVRVNDPKQRDVAVLQAVVAYDDKGNATDLTAKVDASGNLNMPAVSVNTEIYAAFAGKTLQKVKRAAPGGDGYTLDHLSKTATDVYLARFTNAFKNSKGAHVRAFFNDSYEVFGADWSPDLFASFIKDHGYDLRLHLRELMGTDKSETVGRIKSDYRETMSNMLLHNFTQNWTNWAHSLKSITKNQSHGSPGNLLDLYGTVDIPECETFGSSKFTIPGLRRDSADVRNVDPDPIMLKFASSAGHVNSKPLVSSETFTWLTEHFKTAFSQCKPEVEQLFLAGVNHVFYHGTTYSPADVKFPGWLFYASMNMVPSNSLWSHATGLNGYIARVQSVLQAGKADNEVLMYWPIYDAWNEPKGMDIPFRVHDIDEWLHPTKFYKDANELQDKGYSIDFVSDMALSKSTGSKGGIKTSAKANYKVLVVPQCKMMPLPTLQQIIRLASEGATVIFQSLPQDVPGFADLENRRKKLRDMLSAMNFVKGGDGLQQTLIGKGKIILANDLDNAMAKIGVNGEQLINTGLKFIRRDVDGSKYYYLVNHTSKAIDTRIPLNGKYASATIMDPQSGSYGAAPVSVSGNRSNVRVQLQSGEALIVLASIQPRSASPKWKYLEKADAQTELKGPWELRFTTGGPALPSVKKLEKLTSWTALGDTTAVNFSGTGVYTTSFEVAKKATGEYVLDLGKVDESARVWVNGQEVGILWSIPFKARVGKYLKAGKNTIKIEVNNLMANRMRYMDQHKIEWRKYHEINFVNINYKPFDASNWEPMPSGLLGPVKLVHCQ from the coding sequence ATGCATTTTAAGCGATCGATATACATTATGGCTTTGTGTGCTACGGCCACATCGGCCATGGCACAAAGCACTAAAAGTACGGTTTGGCCTGTCATCAAGACCGAGGCCCGCCCTTGGACCCGCTGGTGGTGGATGGGCAACGCGGTCGATAAACCCAATATTGGCAACCTGTTGAAAGAATACAAGCACGCCGGCCTGGGTGGGGTTGAGGTAACGCCGATCTATGGCGCTATAGGCTATGAGAGCCGTTACATCGATTTCCTGTCGCCCAAGTGGATGGATATGCTGACCTACACTCACACCGCGGCCGCGCAACTGGGCATGGGTGTTGATATGAATACAGGTACCGGTTGGCCGTTCGGCGGTCCGCAGATCAAACCTGCCGATGCCGCATCGCGCCTCATCGTGCAGACCTATAAATTAGCCCCAGGGCAAACACTGAAAGAGGCTGTCCGCGTGAATGACCCGAAGCAGCGCGATGTGGCGGTGTTGCAAGCCGTTGTAGCGTATGATGATAAAGGCAATGCCACTGATCTGACCGCCAAGGTGGATGCCTCGGGTAACCTAAATATGCCTGCCGTTAGCGTCAATACGGAGATATACGCTGCCTTTGCCGGTAAGACCTTGCAAAAGGTGAAACGTGCTGCCCCAGGCGGCGACGGTTATACGCTGGATCACTTATCTAAAACCGCTACCGACGTATACCTGGCCCGCTTCACCAATGCGTTCAAAAATTCAAAAGGCGCTCATGTAAGGGCGTTCTTTAACGATAGTTACGAGGTGTTCGGGGCCGATTGGTCGCCTGACCTTTTCGCTTCTTTCATTAAAGATCATGGCTATGACCTGCGTCTTCATCTGCGCGAGCTCATGGGCACCGATAAGAGTGAGACCGTTGGTCGCATCAAATCTGACTACCGTGAGACCATGAGCAACATGCTGCTGCATAACTTCACGCAGAACTGGACCAATTGGGCGCATAGTCTAAAAAGCATCACCAAGAACCAGTCACACGGCTCGCCGGGCAATTTGCTTGACCTATATGGCACGGTAGATATTCCCGAGTGCGAGACCTTTGGCTCCAGCAAATTCACTATCCCCGGCCTGCGCCGTGATAGCGCCGATGTACGCAACGTTGACCCTGACCCGATCATGCTCAAGTTCGCATCCTCGGCCGGACACGTGAACAGCAAGCCACTCGTATCCAGCGAGACCTTTACCTGGTTGACCGAACATTTCAAGACCGCGTTCTCACAATGCAAGCCAGAGGTGGAGCAACTGTTCCTGGCCGGGGTGAATCATGTGTTCTACCACGGCACTACTTACTCACCGGCCGATGTCAAGTTTCCGGGATGGTTATTCTATGCATCTATGAACATGGTGCCAAGCAATAGCTTGTGGAGCCATGCCACCGGCTTGAACGGCTATATTGCCCGGGTACAATCGGTATTACAAGCTGGCAAGGCCGATAACGAAGTGCTGATGTACTGGCCTATATATGATGCCTGGAACGAGCCTAAAGGGATGGATATTCCGTTCCGTGTACATGATATTGACGAGTGGCTGCATCCCACTAAATTTTATAAGGATGCCAATGAATTGCAGGACAAAGGCTACAGCATCGATTTTGTATCAGATATGGCCTTGTCAAAAAGTACAGGCAGTAAGGGTGGAATTAAGACAAGTGCTAAGGCCAATTACAAAGTGTTGGTGGTGCCGCAATGCAAAATGATGCCCTTGCCGACCTTGCAGCAGATCATCCGGCTGGCGTCAGAAGGCGCTACGGTGATCTTTCAAAGCTTACCTCAGGACGTACCCGGTTTCGCCGACCTCGAGAATCGCCGCAAAAAGTTACGTGACATGCTATCGGCAATGAACTTCGTGAAAGGGGGCGATGGTCTGCAGCAAACACTGATCGGCAAAGGCAAGATCATTTTAGCTAATGATCTTGACAACGCGATGGCCAAGATCGGGGTGAACGGTGAGCAACTGATCAACACCGGATTAAAATTTATCAGGCGTGATGTTGACGGCAGTAAATATTATTATCTGGTTAACCATACCAGCAAAGCCATCGATACCCGCATCCCATTGAACGGTAAATATGCCTCGGCCACCATTATGGACCCGCAAAGCGGCAGCTACGGCGCTGCTCCGGTAAGTGTTAGCGGCAACCGAAGCAATGTACGCGTACAACTGCAAAGCGGTGAGGCGTTGATCGTATTAGCGAGCATTCAGCCTAGATCAGCATCACCTAAATGGAAATATTTGGAAAAAGCGGATGCACAAACCGAATTAAAAGGCCCATGGGAACTACGATTCACTACCGGTGGACCTGCATTGCCATCAGTTAAAAAACTGGAAAAACTGACCTCGTGGACCGCCTTGGGTGATACCACCGCGGTCAACTTTTCTGGTACCGGCGTTTATACTACCAGCTTCGAAGTGGCTAAAAAGGCTACAGGTGAGTATGTGCTTGACTTGGGTAAAGTAGACGAAAGTGCCCGCGTTTGGGTCAACGGACAAGAGGTAGGCATTTTATGGAGCATCCCGTTCAAAGCCAGGGTAGGTAAATACTTGAAGGCTGGTAAGAACACTATTAAGATCGAGGTGAATAACCTGATGGCCAACCGCATGAGGTATATGGATCAACACAAGATCGAGTGGCGCAAGTATCACGAGATCAATTTTGTGAACATCAACTATAAGCCATTCGATGCTTCAAATTGGGAGCCAATGCCTTCGGGGTTGTTGGGGCCTGTCAAGTTGGTGCATTGTCAATAA